The Oscillatoria sp. FACHB-1406 genome includes the window ACTGCTACTCGGACGCGGGCCGCTCAAACCCATTTTAGAAGCAAAGTTGGGGGAATTGGGAATTCGCGATCGCGCGCTCTGGATCGAAAGCGTTCCCCACGCAGACGTTCCCCGTTACATCAACTTAGCGAATGTTCTCGTTCTTCCCTCGGAAACAACCGAAAAGTTTAAAACCCTGACAGCAGCGGGATGGAAAGAACAATTCGGTCATGTTTTAATCGAAGCAATGGCCTGCGGCGTTCCGGTTATCGGTTCCGACTCGGGGGAAATTCCCCACGTCATTGGCGAGGCGGGATTAATTTTTCCCGAAAAAGATAGCGCTGCCTTGCGTCAATGCTTGCAACAACTGATGGAACAACCGGAGTTGCGAGAAAAACTCGGACGATTGGGGTACGATCGCGCCATGCAACGTTACACCAATCAAGCACTCGCCCGGGAACAATTGGCATTTTATCGGAAAATTATGGATTAAACCCGTCCCCGCATCAATCTTGCACCCGAACTCGAACGACTCCAAATCCAATCAATTTCGCGAGAAAATCGCGAAGAAGGGGCAGTTTCAGGAAAAAGGGCGGTTTAAACGGACGGCTATTGTTTAAACCGCCCTTAACCAACCGTTCTTGCATTAGGGATTGAAAAGCTTGGATGACGCGCGTGGGGAACTCCCGGTGTCGCTGGACGGTAGCGCTGGGGATTCGGGAGATTCAGACATCAGAATGCAGCAAACCCAAGCAGAAGGGATAGAAATAACCGCGCGTTAGGGGTAAGGACGGGTTAGCTGTCGATGTTGGTATCGGGAAAGCGGGGCCGAATCTGTTCGGCTTCGGGACAATCTTCTGAGATCGCGATTTCTGCGTTACCTCGGGGAACGGAGGCGAGTTTTTGCGTTACCGCTCCAATACTTTCTAAGCGAACCATTTCCTCCCAGGAGCAAATTTCTTCGTCTTCATCGGTTTCGTAACGAATTGTTACTAGATCGCCTTCGAGATCGATAATGCGAGCGTTCTCAATCCAGCGTTGTTGATCGCGCAAAAAAATGCAAACTTCGCGATCGTCTGCACAAAGCTGATAGAGCTTGCGGTGTAGCATAGGTAGCTTCTCCTGTTGCAGATTAGTCCTTCCGAGATTGGGCAATTTGATTTAAGTGCTTGTTTGCTTCAGCCCGGAAGTAAAAACTCGGGCGAAGTTCGCGATCGAACCAGCTAGATTCCCGACCCAGGGGAAGGATCGAGCGTTTAGGTTGAAAACTGCAATAGCGGTTCCTAGTCATTCCTTAGTAAATAGCAAGGACAGCCGATCGGTTCTGTTGTACGGTGGCGGTGAAGCCTATAAGCTATTGTGACACAATCGGCTTGCAAACGGGCCTCGAGTCTGGATATCCTCCCCGGCTTAAAGAAGTGGGGATTCCAAAGATTGGGGTTTGAGCTTCTTTTTTTGGGAACTTGACTGAGGTTGGAGATCGGCAACTACTGTTCGGTATCGAGCGAACTATTGCTAGCACTGAGAATCGAGCGAATGCTGTTGGCTACAAGGTCGGGCTGTTCGAGCATGGCTAAATGGCCGCATTCAGGAATTTCGATCGCGTTTGCGCCGCAGTGCTGAAAGAGGCGATGAAAGCTAGCTAAGTGAAAGACATATTTCGATTCCACGATCGGATCGCGATCGCCTGCTAAAAAATAAACCGGACAGTCGAGGTGCGCCACGACTTGGGGTAAGAGATGCACTTCTGCTTCGGTTGTCGTTTCCAGCAGCGATCCCAAGGCAGCCCGCGCGTCCGCCCGCACGAAATCGTTCAATCGCTGCCGTCCCCAACAGCGTTCTAAGGGACGTACCACCATTGCGCGCTCGAAGAGGAGTTCGAGTAAGGAGAGGTAACCCAACCAGCGCGGGCGCAACTTAACTAATTGACAGCCGATACTGCGAAAGCGTTCAAAGTCTTCTTTAATGTAGATGCCACCGCCTGCGTTAATCCCAATCACCCCTTTGATGCGATCGCGGCATAATTTTGCTCCCCACAAGGCGATACTACCGCCCAAGGAGTGACCGATCGACCAAGCATTATCGATCCCTAATGCCTCGAGCAGATAGCTCAAATCTTCAGCATAGGCGGCTAGGGTGTAGGCTCGCTCTGCGGTACTCCCTTCGGAGGGTTGAGAATCGCCA containing:
- a CDS encoding DUF6679 family protein, with protein sequence MLHRKLYQLCADDREVCIFLRDQQRWIENARIIDLEGDLVTIRYETDEDEEICSWEEMVRLESIGAVTQKLASVPRGNAEIAISEDCPEAEQIRPRFPDTNIDS
- a CDS encoding alpha/beta hydrolase, whose translation is MNGSTAQKAIEIAGVYHTYELTPPPSNPSAPVLVFIHGWLLSRQYWQPLVDRLAADYQCLTYDLRGFGDSQPSEGSTAERAYTLAAYAEDLSYLLEALGIDNAWSIGHSLGGSIALWGAKLCRDRIKGVIGINAGGGIYIKEDFERFRSIGCQLVKLRPRWLGYLSLLELLFERAMVVRPLERCWGRQRLNDFVRADARAALGSLLETTTEAEVHLLPQVVAHLDCPVYFLAGDRDPIVESKYVFHLASFHRLFQHCGANAIEIPECGHLAMLEQPDLVANSIRSILSASNSSLDTEQ